A single Deltaproteobacteria bacterium DNA region contains:
- the ftsA gene encoding cell division protein FtsA: MAKKGELIVGLDIGTTKICAIVGEVTESGIDIIGIGSHPSKGLRKGVVINIESTVASIKRAIEEAELMAGCEISTVYAGIAGGHIKGFNSHGVVAVKDKEIRQPDVERVIDAAKAIAIPLDREVIHILPQEYIVDEQDGIREPIGMSGVRLEAQVHIVTGAVSSAQNIVKCANRTGLNVADIVLEQLASSESVLTEDEKELGVALIDIGGGTTDLAIFSEGAIVHTSVLAVGGHHLTNDIAVGLRTPTHEAEKIKLKYGCAMASMVDREETIEVPSVGGRSPRVLSRQILCEIIEPRVEEIFMLVHREIQKSGYEELLASGLVITGGSTLLEGMVELAEDVTSLPVRRGTPRGISGLVDVVRSPMYATGVGLVLYGAQHQDAKHFRVRDENVYGKVRGRMRAWLADFF, encoded by the coding sequence ATGGCGAAGAAAGGAGAGCTGATCGTCGGTCTCGACATCGGCACGACCAAGATCTGCGCGATCGTCGGTGAGGTCACCGAGAGCGGTATCGACATCATCGGCATCGGCAGTCACCCCTCCAAGGGACTACGCAAGGGCGTGGTCATCAACATCGAGTCCACCGTGGCCTCGATCAAGAGAGCCATCGAGGAAGCCGAGCTCATGGCCGGCTGCGAGATCTCGACGGTCTATGCAGGCATCGCTGGTGGTCACATCAAGGGCTTCAACAGCCACGGTGTGGTCGCGGTGAAGGACAAGGAGATCCGGCAGCCGGACGTGGAGCGGGTGATCGACGCGGCGAAGGCCATCGCGATCCCGCTGGATCGAGAGGTCATCCACATCCTGCCGCAGGAGTACATCGTCGACGAGCAGGACGGCATCCGGGAGCCCATCGGGATGAGCGGCGTGCGCCTCGAGGCGCAGGTCCACATCGTCACCGGTGCGGTCTCCTCGGCCCAGAACATCGTGAAGTGCGCCAACCGGACGGGCCTCAACGTCGCCGACATCGTGCTCGAGCAGCTGGCCTCCAGCGAGTCGGTCCTCACCGAGGACGAGAAGGAGCTGGGCGTCGCGCTGATCGACATCGGCGGTGGCACGACCGACCTGGCCATCTTCTCGGAGGGGGCCATCGTCCACACCAGCGTGCTGGCGGTGGGCGGCCACCACCTCACCAACGACATCGCGGTGGGCCTGCGGACGCCGACCCACGAGGCCGAGAAGATCAAGCTGAAGTACGGCTGCGCGATGGCGTCGATGGTCGACCGAGAGGAGACCATCGAGGTGCCCAGCGTGGGCGGACGCTCTCCCCGGGTGCTCTCGCGGCAGATCCTCTGCGAGATCATCGAGCCGCGGGTGGAGGAGATCTTCATGCTCGTCCACCGGGAGATCCAGAAGTCCGGCTACGAGGAGCTGCTCGCCAGCGGGCTGGTGATCACGGGTGGCTCGACCCTGCTCGAGGGCATGGTGGAGCTCGCCGAGGACGTGACCAGCTTGCCGGTGCGACGGGGTACGCCCCGAGGCATCAGCGGCCTGGTCGACGTGGTGAGGAGCCCCATGTACGCCACCGGCGTCGGGCTCGTCCTCTACGGCGCCCAGCACCAGGATGCGAAGCACTTCCGGGTGAGGGACGAGAACGTCTACGGCAAGGTTCGCGGGCGGATGCGCGCGTGGCTGGCCGATTTTTTCTAG
- a CDS encoding FtsQ-type POTRA domain-containing protein — translation MARTSTGNRRVQPAEVKKARRRGVFRAVVLSAARLLAALTVVTLTFGGVIAGYLWLTSTPHLAVRDVRFAGNHRARLDQLADLARIRPGTNLWRIDGDEIEARLESHPWIRHAHVRKDWPAGLSIEVEEHVAKAIAVQGGLYLVDGEGTIFKNFDPGSDPRGLPVITGLDTEASAAELREPLRQALAVLAAWNEIEGRRPLAEIHRDPVRGTSLTLAESDAAPPLVAHLGRNELGARMKRLDHLLLLLSERGEAPREVFVEGHTRPQWVVARVE, via the coding sequence ATGGCGCGCACCAGCACCGGCAACCGGCGAGTGCAGCCGGCCGAGGTCAAGAAGGCCAGGCGCCGTGGTGTGTTCCGCGCCGTCGTCCTCTCGGCGGCGCGCCTCCTGGCCGCCCTCACGGTGGTCACCCTCACCTTCGGGGGGGTCATCGCCGGCTACCTCTGGCTGACCTCCACGCCTCACCTCGCCGTGCGGGACGTGCGCTTCGCCGGCAACCACCGGGCCCGGCTCGACCAGCTGGCCGACCTCGCCCGCATCCGCCCGGGCACGAACCTGTGGCGGATCGACGGTGACGAGATCGAGGCGCGCCTCGAGAGCCACCCCTGGATCCGGCACGCCCACGTCCGGAAGGACTGGCCCGCGGGCCTCTCGATCGAGGTCGAGGAGCACGTGGCGAAGGCCATCGCGGTGCAGGGGGGCCTCTACCTCGTCGACGGGGAGGGGACGATCTTCAAGAACTTCGATCCCGGCAGCGACCCACGGGGCCTGCCGGTGATCACCGGCCTCGACACCGAGGCGAGCGCCGCCGAGCTGCGAGAGCCGCTCCGGCAGGCCCTCGCCGTGCTCGCGGCCTGGAACGAGATCGAGGGCCGGCGGCCCCTGGCGGAGATCCACCGGGATCCCGTCCGCGGGACCAGCCTCACCCTCGCCGAGTCCGACGCTGCGCCGCCGCTGGTGGCGCACCTCGGCCGGAACGAGCTCGGGGCGCGGATGAAGCGCCTCGATCATCTCCTCCTGCTTCTCTCCGAGAGGGGAGAGGCGCCAAGGGAGGTCTTTGTGGAAGGTCACACGCGCCCACAGTGGGTGGTGGCGCGGGTGGAATAG
- a CDS encoding D-alanine--D-alanine ligase, which produces MVANAEALKAGKVAVLLGGDSSEREVSLNTGEACAAALESLGYTVERVDAREDLAGQLTRLEPLAVFNALHGRWGEDGCVQGLLECLGLPYTGSGVLASALAMSKVASKRVFHASGLPTAEYQVVLASEIAGFGPEDLELPLPCVVKPDCEGSSVGITIVKSEGELAAALEAAAAFPGDLLIERFVAGREISVAVLDGEALGTVEIRPAREWYDYTAKYDKQSGTQYLVPAPLSEEVAQAVHGFARRAHVALGCKGVTRSDFIVPEDDVPQLLELNTLPGMTGTSLVPKIAAGRGISFAELCERLLLGAGLEKEREG; this is translated from the coding sequence GTGGTCGCGAACGCAGAGGCACTGAAGGCGGGCAAGGTCGCCGTCCTCCTCGGAGGGGACTCCTCCGAGCGAGAGGTCTCCCTCAACACCGGCGAGGCCTGCGCCGCCGCGCTCGAGTCGCTGGGCTATACCGTCGAGCGGGTCGACGCCCGGGAGGATCTCGCCGGGCAGCTCACCCGCCTCGAGCCTCTCGCGGTCTTCAACGCCCTCCACGGGCGCTGGGGTGAGGACGGCTGCGTGCAGGGCCTCCTCGAGTGCCTCGGCCTGCCCTACACCGGCTCCGGCGTGCTCGCCTCGGCGCTGGCGATGTCCAAGGTCGCCTCGAAGCGGGTCTTCCACGCCTCGGGCCTCCCCACCGCCGAGTACCAGGTCGTCCTCGCCTCCGAGATCGCGGGCTTCGGCCCCGAGGATCTCGAGCTGCCCCTGCCCTGCGTGGTGAAGCCCGACTGCGAGGGCTCGAGCGTGGGGATCACCATCGTCAAGAGCGAGGGTGAGCTCGCCGCCGCTCTCGAGGCCGCCGCTGCCTTCCCCGGCGACCTTCTCATCGAGCGCTTCGTGGCCGGCCGCGAGATCTCGGTGGCCGTCCTCGACGGCGAGGCGCTGGGCACCGTCGAGATCCGCCCCGCCCGGGAGTGGTACGACTACACCGCCAAGTACGACAAGCAGAGCGGCACCCAGTACCTCGTGCCCGCGCCCCTCTCCGAGGAGGTGGCGCAGGCCGTCCACGGCTTCGCCCGACGGGCGCACGTGGCGCTGGGCTGCAAGGGCGTCACCCGCTCGGATTTCATCGTGCCCGAGGACGACGTCCCCCAGCTCCTCGAGCTCAACACCCTGCCCGGGATGACCGGCACCAGCCTGGTCCCCAAGATCGCCGCCGGCCGTGGCATCTCCTTCGCGGAGCTCTGCGAGCGCCTCCTCCTGGGGGCGGGCCTGGAGAAGGAGCGCGAGGGCTGA
- the murB gene encoding UDP-N-acetylmuramate dehydrogenase, which produces MNAASKVRGRTAISERPPWAGAIEAVARGKLSWAEPMARRTTLGVGGPADLFYEPDGPETLVEVLSVIRRERIPYTVVGGGSNLLVGDGGIRGLTLHLSPEFGERVVRHRGKDTLEVTFPAGTPTGEVRRFAREEGVVGPEFLIGIPGSLGGALQMNAGTRLGEMVDVVVHAQVAHPEGLLTIPAADLRFAYREATLPPGGIVTSVTLAFHRAGPEEVAAAQAEAEEELGRRRRTQPRGRSAGSVFKNPPGDYAGRLIEEAGLKGRTVGDAQVSEVHANFIINRGKATSAQVLKLIELCRREVRARSGIGLELEVRLLGEF; this is translated from the coding sequence ATGAACGCGGCGAGCAAGGTGCGCGGCCGGACCGCGATCTCCGAGCGCCCCCCCTGGGCCGGGGCCATCGAGGCGGTGGCCCGGGGCAAGCTCTCCTGGGCCGAGCCCATGGCGCGGCGGACCACCCTCGGGGTGGGCGGCCCCGCCGACCTCTTCTACGAGCCGGACGGCCCGGAGACCCTCGTCGAGGTCCTCTCGGTGATCCGCCGGGAGCGCATCCCCTACACGGTGGTCGGGGGCGGCTCGAACCTGCTGGTCGGCGACGGCGGCATCCGCGGCCTCACCCTCCACCTCTCTCCCGAGTTCGGTGAGCGCGTCGTTCGCCACCGGGGCAAGGACACGCTCGAGGTCACCTTCCCCGCGGGCACGCCCACCGGCGAGGTGCGGCGCTTCGCCCGCGAGGAGGGGGTGGTCGGCCCCGAGTTCCTCATCGGCATCCCGGGCTCCCTCGGCGGGGCCCTCCAGATGAACGCCGGCACCCGCCTCGGCGAGATGGTCGACGTCGTGGTCCACGCCCAGGTGGCGCACCCCGAGGGGCTGCTGACCATCCCCGCCGCCGACCTGCGCTTCGCCTACCGCGAGGCCACCCTGCCGCCGGGCGGGATCGTCACCTCGGTGACCCTCGCCTTCCACCGGGCCGGCCCCGAGGAGGTCGCGGCGGCCCAGGCCGAGGCCGAGGAAGAGCTCGGCCGCCGCCGCCGCACCCAGCCCCGCGGCCGGAGCGCCGGCTCGGTCTTCAAGAACCCCCCCGGGGACTACGCGGGGCGCCTCATCGAGGAGGCGGGCCTCAAGGGGCGCACCGTCGGCGACGCCCAGGTCAGCGAGGTCCACGCCAACTTCATCATCAACCGTGGCAAGGCCACCTCGGCGCAGGTGCTGAAGCTCATCGAGCTCTGCCGGCGCGAGGTGCGAGCCCGCAGCGGCATCGGCCTCGAGCTCGAGGTCCGCTTGCTCGGAGAGTTCTAG
- the murC gene encoding UDP-N-acetylmuramate--L-alanine ligase, with amino-acid sequence MTMFRGKASQIHFVGIGGIGMSGIAELLLNLGYRVSGSDLRASEVTGRLHALGARTHLGHEAGHIEGADVVVVSSAVPATNPEVVAAREAAIPVIPRAEMLAELMRLKYGVAIAGSHGKTTTTSLVAHLLQAGGLDPTVVVGGKINTLGTNARLGQGDYLVAEADESDGSFLFYAPALAVVTNIDPEHMEHYGTLEALHEAFLTFINRLPFYGLAVLCLDHPVIQALLPQVEKRFTTYGFSSQADWHARAVRPEGLTTHFEVVHRGEHYGEFSLPMVGQHNVLNALASLAIADEMGVPATVSREALASFGGVQRRFTVRGEVGGVTVVDDYGHHPAEIAAVLDGARKAMDRRLIAVFQPHRYTRTRDCWEEFTRAFNDADTVLLTPIYEAGEAPLEGIDAELLTRAISRHGHHDARFAPSFDAVCERLAPELAEGDLVICFGAGDVWKLSEALLETLRAVGAGAGTEEEA; translated from the coding sequence ATGACGATGTTCCGGGGCAAGGCGAGCCAGATCCACTTCGTGGGCATCGGCGGCATCGGCATGAGCGGCATCGCCGAGCTGCTCCTCAACCTCGGCTACCGGGTCTCGGGCTCCGACCTGCGGGCCTCCGAGGTCACCGGGCGCCTCCACGCCCTCGGCGCCCGCACCCACCTCGGGCACGAGGCCGGGCACATCGAGGGGGCCGACGTGGTCGTGGTCTCCTCGGCGGTGCCGGCCACCAACCCCGAGGTGGTCGCCGCTCGCGAGGCGGCGATCCCCGTGATCCCCCGGGCCGAGATGCTGGCCGAGCTGATGCGCCTGAAGTACGGCGTCGCCATCGCCGGCTCCCACGGCAAGACCACGACCACCTCCCTGGTCGCGCACCTCCTCCAGGCCGGGGGCCTCGATCCCACGGTGGTGGTCGGCGGCAAGATCAACACCCTGGGGACCAACGCCCGCCTCGGGCAGGGCGACTACCTCGTCGCCGAGGCCGACGAGTCCGACGGCTCCTTCCTCTTCTATGCGCCGGCCCTGGCGGTGGTCACGAACATCGACCCCGAGCACATGGAGCACTACGGCACCCTCGAGGCGCTCCACGAGGCCTTCCTCACCTTCATCAACCGCCTGCCCTTCTACGGCCTGGCGGTGCTCTGCCTCGATCACCCCGTGATCCAGGCGCTGCTGCCGCAGGTGGAGAAGCGCTTCACCACCTACGGCTTCTCCTCGCAGGCCGACTGGCACGCCCGGGCGGTGCGGCCCGAGGGGCTGACGACCCACTTCGAGGTCGTCCACCGTGGCGAGCACTACGGCGAGTTCTCCCTGCCCATGGTCGGGCAGCACAACGTCCTCAACGCCCTGGCCAGCCTGGCGATCGCCGACGAGATGGGGGTGCCGGCCACGGTGAGCCGCGAGGCCCTCGCCTCCTTCGGGGGCGTGCAGCGGCGCTTCACCGTCCGGGGCGAGGTGGGCGGCGTGACCGTGGTCGACGACTACGGTCACCACCCCGCCGAGATCGCGGCCGTGCTCGACGGCGCCCGCAAGGCGATGGACCGGCGCCTCATCGCGGTCTTCCAACCCCACCGCTACACCCGCACCCGTGACTGCTGGGAGGAGTTCACCCGCGCCTTCAACGACGCGGACACCGTGCTGCTCACGCCGATCTACGAGGCCGGCGAGGCCCCCCTCGAGGGGATCGACGCCGAGCTCCTCACCCGGGCGATCTCCCGGCACGGCCACCACGACGCCCGCTTCGCCCCGAGCTTCGACGCGGTCTGCGAGCGGCTGGCGCCCGAGCTCGCGGAGGGTGACCTGGTGATCTGCTTCGGGGCCGGTGACGTCTGGAAGCTCAGCGAGGCTCTGCTGGAGACCCTGCGCGCCGTGGGCGCCGGGGCTGGCACGGAGGAAGAGGCATGA
- the murG gene encoding undecaprenyldiphospho-muramoylpentapeptide beta-N-acetylglucosaminyltransferase encodes MTLRIVIAGGGTGGHLFPGIALAEEFMTRHSENDVLFVGTRRGIEKDAVPRAGFPIEFIEVQGLKRVGLASFLGSLLQVPKAIWQSWKILRRYRPGVVVAVGGYASGPVALAAWLRRIPVVVQEQNALPGFTTRTVGKFARRVFLSFEEAIPFFRASKVIITGNPIRQALMENFLRPAPHRDRERPQVLVFGGSQGARALNEAVVGAVPIIAESIPTLRVIHQTGKNAVDEVRAAYEAAGSPAVVEVQDFIHDMSGAYAGSLVVVCRAGATTIAELTICRRAAILVPFPFATDDHQTLNARALSDKGAAVLLPEGELTPERLAREILELLSDPERLKKMETAAGLLGHPEAAREIADTCVELWMADGGFERENREADERARKESKS; translated from the coding sequence ATGACCCTGCGGATCGTCATCGCCGGCGGCGGCACGGGCGGACACCTCTTCCCGGGCATCGCCCTGGCCGAGGAGTTCATGACCCGGCACAGCGAGAACGACGTGCTCTTCGTCGGCACCCGCCGGGGCATCGAGAAGGACGCGGTCCCCCGGGCCGGCTTCCCGATCGAGTTCATCGAGGTCCAGGGGTTGAAGCGGGTGGGGCTCGCCTCCTTCCTGGGCAGCCTCCTGCAGGTGCCCAAGGCGATCTGGCAGTCCTGGAAGATCCTGCGCCGCTACCGGCCGGGGGTGGTGGTCGCCGTGGGCGGCTACGCCAGCGGACCGGTGGCGCTGGCCGCCTGGCTGCGGCGGATCCCGGTGGTGGTGCAGGAGCAGAACGCCCTGCCGGGCTTCACCACCCGCACGGTGGGCAAGTTCGCCCGGCGGGTCTTCCTCTCCTTCGAGGAGGCCATCCCCTTCTTCCGGGCCTCCAAGGTGATCATCACCGGCAACCCCATCCGCCAGGCCCTGATGGAGAACTTCCTGCGGCCAGCGCCGCACCGCGACCGCGAGCGGCCCCAGGTGCTGGTCTTCGGTGGCTCCCAGGGGGCGCGGGCCCTCAACGAGGCCGTGGTCGGCGCGGTGCCGATCATCGCCGAGTCCATCCCGACCCTTCGGGTGATCCACCAGACCGGCAAGAATGCGGTGGACGAGGTGAGGGCGGCCTACGAGGCGGCCGGCAGCCCGGCGGTCGTCGAGGTGCAGGACTTCATCCACGACATGTCCGGCGCCTACGCCGGCTCGCTGGTGGTCGTCTGCCGGGCGGGCGCGACCACCATCGCGGAGCTGACCATCTGCCGGCGGGCCGCGATCCTCGTGCCCTTCCCCTTCGCGACCGACGATCACCAGACGCTGAATGCCCGGGCGCTCTCCGACAAGGGCGCGGCGGTGCTGCTGCCCGAGGGCGAACTCACCCCCGAGCGCCTCGCCCGGGAGATCCTGGAGCTGCTCTCCGATCCGGAGCGCCTCAAGAAGATGGAGACGGCCGCGGGGCTCCTCGGTCACCCCGAGGCCGCCCGGGAGATCGCCGACACCTGCGTCGAGCTCTGGATGGCGGACGGCGGCTTCGAGCGCGAGAACCGCGAGGCCGACGAGCGCGCCCGGAAGGAGTCGAAGTCATGA